In the Deltaproteobacteria bacterium genome, AGAGTCGGTGGATTAGTGTGGGATTCGTGTTATTCGGGCAGAGCCGCTTTAACCTCCTCCAGGACTAATGCAATAATCCTGGGAATCTTCTCCTGTACCTCGGGAGACAGCTCCATGCCCATTTCCATGGACTTTGGTTCAACACCGATCACCGTGGTCTCAGGGGTTTGACCAACAAGTTCTGACAGGTGAACCACTTCCAGAATTCCGATCTGGTGAACCGAGGTTTTGTACGCATCAGGAGATGAGGGAACGTCGTTTATATCAAACCGGTAGATCGAACCAGGAGGGCTTTCGCCTTTCACCGCATCAACCACTATGAGCCGATCCGCCCCTGTTACCACGTTCATGAGTCGGAAACCGTCTGTTCCCCCTTCAATCACTTCCACACCGGCAGGCAAATCCATCTCCATAAGCTTGTTCGCCACGTGGACTCCCACTCCTTCGTCAGACAACAGCAGGTTGCCCACTCCCAGGATCACAATATGTTTGGGGGGGGCATTTCTGCCCCCCCCAACTTTTTTGCAGGTATCCGGTTGCTCAATTTTTGTCATATTTTGCTATTTTTGCTATGCATCCTTGTCATAGCAGGTAAGACAACAGTGCATGCAGCGATTAGCTTCCTTCAACGCTTCTTCTTCCGTAACCGTCAAATCCACCTCAGCATAGGTGTGCTGTCTTTCGTAAGTGCCTGGCTCAAGCTCAGGCTGTTCTATGCGTCCCTTTTTCTCGATGCCTTCGATACTCTTAAACATGGTGCCGGGTATGTGACCACTCATGCGTCTGGGATCTACCCGAAGCCTGTTCTCCGGCATTGCCATGTCTTCTCCCATGAGATATTTGTGAATGCCCCTGGCAGCGCGTCTTCCAGCCCCGATGGCCGCGACCAAAAGCCCGGGCGGTCCCGCACAGTCGCCGCTTGTAAATACGTAAGGGATGGCTGTCTGATGGGTGTCGGGATCATTCATGATCGCGCCCCACTTGGTTTCAAGCCTTGATACTGCCGTCCCTTCTTCGTCCGCAAAGGCAGAATCGGTTGTCTGACCGATCGCCAGGATGAAGTTGTCAATCTCTATCACCGTCTCGGAGCCTTTAACGGCAACAGGGCTTCGTCTGCCGCTGGCATCCGGTTCTCCCAGCTCATTTTTCAGGTACTCTATACCGGTTAGATTCCCCTCGTCGTCAGTCAAGAATTTGGTAGGGGTACACAGCGTCACAAACTCTATGCCTTCGTGTTTACAGGCCTCTATTTCCACCTGGTTTGCGGGCATCTCCTTGATGGTCCGCCGGTAGAGGCAGTAGACCTTCTCGGCCCCCAGGCGAATACTGGAGCGCAGGCAATCCATGGCCACATTACCCCCGCCGATGACGCCAACCTTTTTTCCTATGGGCATCGGATCTCCCAGGCCCTGTCTTCGCAGATAGGTGGTTGCCGGAATTACCCCTTTGACCTTGTCCTCGTCAGGGATCCTGGCAGAGGCATGGTTCATGGCCCCAATGGTCATGAGCACGGCATCAAACCCGCCACCGACAAGGGACTCCAGATCAAAGTCAACGCCGAACTTAACGCCCGTCTTGACGTCTATGCCACCAAGATCGAGAATACGTTTGACATCTTTTCCAAGGATGGCCTTGGGAAGCCGATATTCGGGGATGCCGTAATAGATCATGCCGCCGAACTCGGGCAGCCATTCGAAGATTTTCACCTGATGGCCGAGACGCCTCAAAAAATAAGCCGCAGTCAAACCGCTCGGGCCCCCGCCTACAATGGCCACCTTGTATCCCGTATCCGGGGCGACCGGGATTTTCACTTGTGCAGCATTATCAAAAACCCAGTCAGAACAGAAACGCTTCAGTTGGTTGATGGAAACCGGATCATCGGCCAGGGCTCTTCGACAGGCGTCTTCGCAAGGATGAGGACAAACTCGACCTGTAGAAAGAGGCAACGGGTTGCGTTCCATAATAGTAAGATAGGCCTGGTCGTATTCTTTGTTTTTGATGTGATGGATGTACTTGGGGATATTGATTTCCGCAGGGCAGGTCTGACGGCACGGAGCCAGACGATCGTCAACAAGGTTCATATGGAGAATCCGGTCAGAAGGCTTGGTGACCTGCATGATTCCCTTGGGGCACGCCTTTTCGCAGGCCCCGCAACCCACGCATTTTTCCGCGTCAACTACCGGAAAACCCTCTGGCCCGATTTCAAGGGCGCCAAACAAGCAGGCCTTCACACAACTCCCAAACCCCAGGCAGCCCACGGCGCAGTCCTTGGCCCCTGCATAGAGCAGATAGGCGGCCCGGCAATCATTAACACCCATATAGGAAAATTTTTCGGGTGCCCGGAAACCTCCCGTGCAGGTATTTTGCGATGTCAGAGGCTCTGCTGCGCCCGCCTCCAGGCCGAGAACCGCAGCAACCTTTGCAGCACCGCCGGCGCCCGCTACGATACAAGCACCTACATCCGCTTGACCAGCTACAATCGCCGCAGCACAGGCACCGCAGCCCGTATAGCCACACCCACCGCAGTTGGCGCCGGCCAGACAGTCTGTGACCAGCGCAATGCGCGGATCCTCCCACACATAAAATACTTTAGAGGCAATCCCCAGCAATACGCCACTGACACTACCCAACGCTAACATGAGAAGTAAGGCTTCTAACATTATTCTTACCCCCTAAATCATCCCTTTGAAACCGAGAAACGAAAGGGACATAAATCCAGCCGTAACCAGAGCAATTGAGACATCCTGCAAAGGCCCGGGTACCCTTCCTATGATAATCCGTTCACGCAGGCCTGCAAACAGAATCAGGGCCAGACCAAACCCAGCCGGATAGGCTAATGAAGAAACGAGCATTTCCAAAAAGTTGTATTCTTCCTTAATATTGATTAAGCACACTCCCATAACCGCGCAGTTGGTCGTAATCAGCGGCAAGAAGATACCCAGCCCCGCATAAAGGGCCGGCATGCTCTTCTTCATGAAGATCTCCACAAACTGGACCAGCGCGGCGATCACCACGATGAATACGATAGTCCTTATATACTCAAGCCCTAACGGTTTTAGGAAAACCGCCTCCATAATCCAGGTCACAATCCCTGCCATGGCAAGGACAAAGACCACGGCCATAGCCATACCCGTAGCGTTGTCCATGCTCTTGGACGTTCCAAGAAAGGGGCAGTTACCCAGATACTGAATCAGCAGGATGTTGTTGACCAGGATAGCGCCTACGGCAAGTAAGATATAATCTCCCATTTGACTACTCCTTAACCTAACGAATTTCCTTTTCTCGAGCGGCGTAGCCGCGTTACATAAAATCGCGAAGCGATTCTATTTTCCCGCCAGGTTCATGAGAGCAAGGACCAGGCCCAGGCAAACAAACGCGCCAGGGGCTTCAACCATGAACGTGAAGGGCTGAAAGGACGGCCCGAATAGGTGAATGACAGTACCTACAAATGGAACAGTGATGGTGCCGGCACCGAAGATTTCACGAATAGCGGCCAAGACAGCCAAGGCAATCGTGAATCCCACGCCTATGCCGAGCCCGTCCGCTGTCGAAGCTACCACGCCATTCTTGGAGGCAAAGGCCTCGGCTCGGCCAAGGATAATACAGTTCACCACGATTAGAGGGATAAAGATACCGAGTTGTAGAAAAAGCGGATAGGTAAAGGCCTGCATAACAAGTTCCACGATTACCACAAACGTGGCGATGATGATGATGAAACAGGGTACCCTCACCTGACTCGGTATACTCTTACGCAGCATAGAGACCAGGATATTGGAAAACACAAGAACAAAGGTGGCCGCAACCCCCATCCCGACGCCATTTGCCACAGTCTTGGTCACCGCCAAGGTCGGGCACAACCCCAGAACAAGTCTGAAAGGCGGGATTTCATCCCATAATCCCTTGG is a window encoding:
- a CDS encoding HyaD/HybD family hydrogenase maturation endopeptidase; the encoded protein is MTKIEQPDTCKKVGGGRNAPPKHIVILGVGNLLLSDEGVGVHVANKLMEMDLPAGVEVIEGGTDGFRLMNVVTGADRLIVVDAVKGESPPGSIYRFDINDVPSSPDAYKTSVHQIGILEVVHLSELVGQTPETTVIGVEPKSMEMGMELSPEVQEKIPRIIALVLEEVKAALPE
- a CDS encoding FAD-dependent oxidoreductase translates to MLEALLLMLALGSVSGVLLGIASKVFYVWEDPRIALVTDCLAGANCGGCGYTGCGACAAAIVAGQADVGACIVAGAGGAAKVAAVLGLEAGAAEPLTSQNTCTGGFRAPEKFSYMGVNDCRAAYLLYAGAKDCAVGCLGFGSCVKACLFGALEIGPEGFPVVDAEKCVGCGACEKACPKGIMQVTKPSDRILHMNLVDDRLAPCRQTCPAEINIPKYIHHIKNKEYDQAYLTIMERNPLPLSTGRVCPHPCEDACRRALADDPVSINQLKRFCSDWVFDNAAQVKIPVAPDTGYKVAIVGGGPSGLTAAYFLRRLGHQVKIFEWLPEFGGMIYYGIPEYRLPKAILGKDVKRILDLGGIDVKTGVKFGVDFDLESLVGGGFDAVLMTIGAMNHASARIPDEDKVKGVIPATTYLRRQGLGDPMPIGKKVGVIGGGNVAMDCLRSSIRLGAEKVYCLYRRTIKEMPANQVEIEACKHEGIEFVTLCTPTKFLTDDEGNLTGIEYLKNELGEPDASGRRSPVAVKGSETVIEIDNFILAIGQTTDSAFADEEGTAVSRLETKWGAIMNDPDTHQTAIPYVFTSGDCAGPPGLLVAAIGAGRRAARGIHKYLMGEDMAMPENRLRVDPRRMSGHIPGTMFKSIEGIEKKGRIEQPELEPGTYERQHTYAEVDLTVTEEEALKEANRCMHCCLTCYDKDA
- a CDS encoding RnfABCDGE type electron transport complex subunit A, coding for MGDYILLAVGAILVNNILLIQYLGNCPFLGTSKSMDNATGMAMAVVFVLAMAGIVTWIMEAVFLKPLGLEYIRTIVFIVVIAALVQFVEIFMKKSMPALYAGLGIFLPLITTNCAVMGVCLINIKEEYNFLEMLVSSLAYPAGFGLALILFAGLRERIIIGRVPGPLQDVSIALVTAGFMSLSFLGFKGMI
- a CDS encoding electron transport complex subunit E, with product MAKTIVQEFTKGLWDEIPPFRLVLGLCPTLAVTKTVANGVGMGVAATFVLVFSNILVSMLRKSIPSQVRVPCFIIIIATFVVIVELVMQAFTYPLFLQLGIFIPLIVVNCIILGRAEAFASKNGVVASTADGLGIGVGFTIALAVLAAIREIFGAGTITVPFVGTVIHLFGPSFQPFTFMVEAPGAFVCLGLVLALMNLAGK